From Lysobacter auxotrophicus, the proteins below share one genomic window:
- the eno gene encoding phosphopyruvate hydratase: MTTIAKVHAREILDSRGNPTLEAEVTLADGSFGRAAVPSGASTGTKEAVELRDGDKTRYLGKGVRRAVENVNTTIAKALEGFEADDQAGLDRRMIDLDGTENKGRLGANALLGVSLANAHAVAASKKLPLWKYLAGNREAVLPVPMMNIINGGAHADNNVDLQEFMILPVGVDSFAEALRAGTEVFHALKSVLKGRGLSTAVGDEGGFAPDLRSNEEALETILEAIGKAGYKAGEDILLGLDVASSEFFDNGKYNLTGEGKRLTSEQFVDFLANWAAQYPIVTIEDGMAEHDWAGWKQLTDRIGNKVQLVGDDLFVTNPKIFREGIDQGVANAILIKVNQIGTLTETLEAIAMADANRYAAIVSHRSGETEDTTISDIAVATTATQIKTGSLCRSDRVAKYNQLLRIEEALGSAAKYAGRDAFVSLKR, encoded by the coding sequence ATGACGACCATCGCCAAAGTCCACGCCCGCGAAATCCTCGACAGCCGCGGCAATCCCACGCTCGAAGCCGAAGTCACCCTGGCCGACGGCAGCTTCGGCCGGGCCGCCGTCCCGTCGGGCGCGTCGACCGGCACCAAGGAAGCCGTGGAGCTGCGCGACGGCGACAAGACGCGCTACCTCGGCAAGGGCGTGCGCCGCGCCGTGGAGAACGTCAACACGACGATCGCCAAAGCGCTGGAAGGTTTCGAAGCCGACGACCAGGCCGGTCTGGATCGCCGCATGATCGACCTGGATGGCACCGAGAATAAGGGCCGCCTGGGCGCGAACGCGCTGCTGGGCGTGTCGCTCGCCAACGCGCATGCGGTCGCGGCGTCGAAGAAGCTGCCGCTGTGGAAGTACCTCGCCGGCAACCGCGAGGCCGTGCTGCCGGTGCCGATGATGAACATCATCAACGGCGGCGCGCACGCCGACAACAACGTCGACCTGCAGGAATTCATGATCCTGCCCGTCGGCGTGGACAGCTTCGCCGAGGCGCTGCGCGCCGGCACCGAGGTGTTCCATGCGCTGAAGTCCGTGCTCAAGGGCCGCGGCCTGAGCACGGCGGTGGGCGATGAAGGCGGTTTCGCGCCGGACCTGCGTTCGAACGAGGAAGCGCTGGAAACCATCCTGGAAGCCATCGGCAAGGCCGGCTACAAGGCGGGCGAGGACATCCTGCTCGGCCTGGACGTCGCCTCCAGCGAGTTCTTCGATAACGGCAAGTACAACCTCACCGGTGAAGGCAAGCGCCTGACCAGCGAGCAGTTCGTCGATTTCCTCGCGAACTGGGCCGCGCAGTACCCGATCGTCACCATCGAGGACGGCATGGCCGAGCACGACTGGGCCGGCTGGAAGCAGCTCACCGACCGCATCGGCAACAAGGTGCAGCTGGTCGGCGACGACCTGTTCGTGACCAACCCGAAGATCTTCCGCGAAGGCATCGACCAGGGCGTGGCGAACGCCATTCTGATCAAGGTCAACCAGATCGGCACGCTGACCGAGACGCTGGAAGCCATTGCCATGGCCGATGCGAACCGCTATGCGGCGATCGTCTCGCACCGTTCGGGCGAAACCGAGGACACGACGATTTCCGACATCGCCGTCGCGACCACCGCCACGCAGATCAAGACCGGCTCGCTGTGCCGCAGCGACCGGGTCGCCAAGTACAACCAGCTGCTGCGCATCGAGGAAGCGCTCGGTTCGGCGGCGAAGTACGCCGGCCGCGACGCCTTCGTCTCGCTCAAGCGCTAA
- the ispF gene encoding 2-C-methyl-D-erythritol 2,4-cyclodiphosphate synthase, protein MNIRIGQGYDVHAFGDGDHVILGGVRVPHDRGVLAHSDGDVVIHALCDAILGALALGDIGKHFPPSDPQWKGADSRAFLRHCDALARERGWRLGNADVTVVCERPKVGPHAEAMREALAQELAVELDAISIKATTSEKLGFTGRGEGIAAMAVCLLVKS, encoded by the coding sequence ATGAACATCCGCATCGGCCAGGGCTACGACGTGCATGCGTTCGGCGACGGCGACCACGTCATCCTCGGCGGCGTGCGCGTGCCGCACGATCGCGGCGTGCTCGCCCATTCGGACGGCGACGTCGTCATCCACGCGCTGTGCGACGCGATCCTCGGCGCGCTCGCGCTCGGCGACATCGGCAAGCACTTTCCGCCGAGCGATCCGCAGTGGAAAGGCGCCGACAGCCGTGCCTTCCTGCGCCATTGCGATGCGCTCGCGCGCGAACGCGGCTGGCGGCTGGGCAATGCCGACGTCACCGTCGTCTGCGAACGCCCGAAGGTCGGCCCGCACGCGGAGGCGATGCGCGAGGCGCTCGCGCAGGAACTGGCCGTCGAGCTGGACGCGATCAGCATCAAGGCGACGACCAGCGAGAAACTCGGCTTCACCGGGCGCGGCGAAGGCATCGCGGCGATGGCGGTCTGCCTGCTGGTGAAATCGTGA
- a CDS encoding Smr/MutS family protein gives MSERRDDDEDDAELFRAAIGPVRPMRETAPPPSAPRPRPRARMAERDEAHAREQFRHALEDSLLEAGDALSYRREEVSPRLLQKLKRGEISVQEELDLHGADTREAEQLVRAFLHDARQHGVGCVRIVHGKGLHGAASIASGGQPVLKNLVDRMLRHRADVLAFHSAPPAQGGTGAVLVLLAPRRLRS, from the coding sequence ATGTCCGAACGACGCGACGATGACGAAGACGACGCCGAGCTGTTCCGCGCGGCGATCGGACCGGTGCGGCCGATGCGCGAAACCGCGCCGCCGCCGTCGGCGCCGCGGCCACGCCCACGCGCGCGCATGGCCGAACGCGACGAGGCGCATGCGCGCGAGCAGTTCCGCCACGCACTGGAAGACAGCCTGCTGGAGGCCGGTGATGCGCTGAGCTACCGGCGCGAAGAGGTCTCCCCGCGGCTGCTGCAGAAACTCAAGCGTGGCGAGATCTCGGTGCAGGAGGAACTCGACCTGCACGGCGCGGACACGCGCGAGGCCGAGCAACTGGTGCGCGCCTTCCTGCACGACGCCCGCCAGCACGGCGTGGGCTGCGTGCGGATCGTGCACGGAAAGGGATTGCACGGCGCCGCGTCGATCGCCTCGGGCGGCCAGCCCGTGCTGAAGAATCTGGTGGATCGCATGCTGCGGCATCGCGCCGACGTGCTCGCGTTCCACTCCGCGCCGCCGGCGCAGGGCGGCACCGGAGCGGTGCTGGTGCTGCTCGCGCCCCGTCGCCTGCGCTCCTGA
- the surE gene encoding 5'/3'-nucleotidase SurE — translation MRVLVSNDDGVDAPGIRVLAEGLRAAGHDVLVVAPDRDRSGASNSLTLDAPVRVQQLDGSTWRVFGTPTDCVHVAITGMLEVEPDIVVSGINNTANLGDDVIYSGTVAAAMEGRFLGLPAVAMSLQTVDHTGRHYETAARAAAEIIARLRVDPLPADTILNVNVPDIPWDEVRGFEVTRLGNRHRSEACIPQQDPRGRQWWWIGPAGAEQDAGPGTDFHAVRTGHISITPIQVDLTRYHALEQVASWVDGLATSLGHPASRKPERAA, via the coding sequence ATGCGAGTACTGGTGAGCAACGACGACGGCGTCGACGCGCCCGGCATCCGCGTCCTGGCCGAAGGCCTGCGCGCAGCGGGGCACGACGTCCTGGTGGTGGCGCCCGACCGCGACCGCTCCGGCGCCAGCAATTCGCTCACCCTGGACGCGCCCGTGCGCGTGCAGCAGCTCGATGGCTCGACCTGGCGCGTGTTCGGCACGCCGACCGACTGCGTGCACGTGGCCATCACCGGCATGCTCGAGGTCGAGCCGGACATCGTGGTGTCCGGCATCAACAACACGGCGAACCTCGGCGACGACGTGATCTATTCAGGCACCGTCGCGGCGGCGATGGAAGGCCGCTTCCTCGGCCTGCCGGCAGTGGCGATGTCGCTGCAGACGGTCGATCACACCGGCCGTCATTACGAGACTGCGGCGCGTGCGGCGGCGGAAATCATCGCCCGCCTGCGCGTGGACCCGCTGCCGGCCGACACCATCCTCAACGTGAACGTCCCCGACATCCCGTGGGACGAGGTGCGCGGCTTCGAAGTCACGCGCCTGGGCAATCGTCATCGTTCCGAAGCGTGCATCCCGCAGCAGGATCCGCGCGGCCGCCAGTGGTGGTGGATCGGCCCGGCGGGCGCCGAGCAGGACGCGGGCCCGGGCACGGATTTCCACGCCGTGCGCACGGGGCACATCTCGATCACGCCGATCCAGGTCGACCTGACGCGCTACCACGCGCTCGAACAGGTGGCCAGCTGGGTCGATGGCCTGGCGACCTCGCTCGGTCATCCGGCCTCGCGCAAGCCGGAGCGCGCGGCATGA
- the ftsB gene encoding cell division protein FtsB, which translates to MRWLRLLLVLLAGLLAFLQYRLWVGEGGSRSVARLDRQVQQQTRENAGLQQRNDALAAEVEDLKSGEAAVEERARSELGMIKPGETFYRVVEPEGTTPSPPEAPPADDAQVPAP; encoded by the coding sequence ATGCGCTGGTTGCGACTGCTGCTGGTGCTGCTCGCCGGGCTGCTGGCGTTTCTGCAATACCGCCTCTGGGTGGGCGAGGGCGGCAGCCGTTCCGTCGCCCGCCTGGATCGCCAGGTACAGCAGCAGACCCGCGAAAACGCGGGCCTGCAGCAGCGCAACGACGCGCTCGCGGCGGAAGTGGAGGATCTCAAGTCCGGTGAGGCCGCCGTCGAAGAGCGCGCACGCAGCGAGCTGGGCATGATCAAGCCCGGCGAGACGTTCTATCGCGTGGTCGAACCGGAAGGCACGACCCCGTCGCCGCCCGAGGCGCCGCCTGCCGACGACGCGCAGGTGCCGGCGCCGTGA
- the truD gene encoding tRNA pseudouridine(13) synthase TruD, whose amino-acid sequence MSEPTLPRAHGDAVLSANMRTTPEDFVVEEIPGFEPTGAGEHLLLTVEKRGMNTGFAAKHIAQWAGVGEVAIGYAGLKDRHAVTRQRFSVHLPKKVAPDLSTLDFVQGEERLTVVEHTWHAKKLPRGALAGNRFVLTLRAVRGERDAIGQRLAAIAERGVPNYFGEQRFGRDGDNVANARAMFNGRRVRREQRTLLISAARSELFNRVLAQRVQRGCWDTPLDGEVWMLDGSRSVFGPEPFDDALALRLASFDIHPTGPLWGRGEPRTTGEAAQLEAEALSGEEALALRAGLEAEGLKQERRALRLKPAELAWSWREDDVLELAFALPPGTYATVVLAELGLVTSVGRAG is encoded by the coding sequence GTGAGCGAGCCGACGCTGCCGCGCGCGCATGGCGACGCCGTCCTGTCGGCGAACATGCGCACGACGCCGGAGGATTTCGTCGTCGAGGAAATCCCCGGATTCGAGCCGACCGGCGCCGGCGAGCACCTGCTGCTCACGGTCGAGAAGCGCGGCATGAACACCGGCTTCGCGGCGAAGCACATCGCCCAGTGGGCGGGCGTGGGCGAAGTCGCCATCGGTTACGCGGGCCTGAAGGATCGCCACGCCGTCACGCGACAGCGTTTCAGCGTGCACCTGCCGAAGAAGGTCGCGCCGGACCTGTCGACGCTGGATTTCGTGCAAGGCGAGGAACGCCTTACCGTCGTCGAACACACCTGGCATGCGAAGAAGCTCCCGCGCGGCGCGCTGGCCGGCAACCGGTTCGTGCTGACGCTGCGTGCCGTGCGCGGCGAACGCGATGCGATCGGGCAGCGCCTGGCGGCGATCGCCGAGCGCGGCGTTCCCAACTATTTCGGCGAGCAGCGTTTCGGCCGCGACGGCGACAACGTGGCCAACGCGCGCGCGATGTTCAACGGCCGTCGCGTGCGCCGAGAGCAGCGCACGCTGCTGATTTCGGCCGCGCGTTCGGAGCTGTTCAACCGCGTGCTCGCACAGCGCGTGCAGCGCGGCTGCTGGGACACGCCGCTCGACGGCGAGGTGTGGATGCTCGATGGCAGTCGCAGCGTGTTCGGGCCCGAACCGTTCGACGATGCGCTGGCGCTGCGGCTGGCGTCGTTCGACATCCATCCGACTGGCCCGCTGTGGGGACGCGGCGAACCGCGCACGACGGGCGAGGCCGCGCAACTCGAGGCCGAGGCGCTCTCCGGCGAGGAGGCGCTCGCGTTGCGTGCGGGCCTGGAAGCCGAAGGCCTCAAGCAGGAGCGCCGGGCGCTGCGCCTGAAGCCGGCGGAACTGGCGTGGTCGTGGCGTGAGGACGACGTGCTGGAGCTCGCTTTCGCGTTGCCGCCGGGGACGTACGCGACGGTCGTGCTCGCCGAATTGGGCCTCGTGACGTCGGTCGGGCGCGCCGGCTAG
- the ispD gene encoding 2-C-methyl-D-erythritol 4-phosphate cytidylyltransferase: MTARIWAVLPAAGRGTRFGGEVPKQYLEAAGKPLIAHALDALLSHARIDGAVVALAADDPRWPGWTTRHGKPLLRCTGGGERADSVLAALHALPSDVGDDALVLVHDAARPNLRAGDLDRLIDAAIAHPDGAILGAPVRDTLKRADAASHIVATEPRSALWRAFTPQAFRRGALSAALERARADGVVVTDEAMAMERMGAHPALVEGREDNLKVTTPADLALAEYLLARGTADG, encoded by the coding sequence GTGACGGCGCGCATCTGGGCGGTGCTGCCTGCCGCCGGTCGCGGCACGCGGTTCGGCGGTGAGGTCCCCAAGCAGTACCTCGAAGCGGCCGGCAAGCCGCTGATCGCGCATGCGCTGGACGCGTTGCTGTCGCATGCGCGCATCGACGGCGCTGTGGTCGCGCTGGCGGCCGACGATCCGCGCTGGCCGGGCTGGACGACGCGCCACGGCAAGCCGCTGCTGCGTTGCACCGGTGGCGGCGAGCGTGCCGATTCGGTACTCGCCGCATTGCACGCGCTGCCGTCCGACGTCGGCGACGACGCGCTCGTCCTCGTGCACGACGCGGCGCGACCGAACCTTCGCGCCGGCGACCTCGATCGCCTGATCGACGCCGCCATCGCGCACCCCGACGGCGCCATCCTCGGCGCGCCGGTGCGCGACACGCTCAAGCGGGCCGACGCCGCATCGCACATCGTCGCGACCGAACCCCGCTCGGCGTTGTGGCGTGCGTTCACGCCGCAGGCGTTCCGCCGTGGCGCGCTCAGCGCGGCGCTGGAACGCGCACGCGCCGACGGCGTCGTCGTCACCGACGAAGCGATGGCGATGGAGCGCATGGGCGCGCATCCGGCGCTCGTCGAAGGCCGCGAGGACAACCTGAAAGTGACGACGCCGGCCGACCTCGCGCTGGCGGAGTATCTTCTCGCGCGAGGCACCGCGGACGGCTGA